Proteins from one Desulfitobacterium chlororespirans DSM 11544 genomic window:
- a CDS encoding alkaline phosphatase family protein — translation MLQRKAATEKLLLLGVDGMDPSLTSKYLAQGKLPNIKKMLERGASGKDLIMLGGHPTVTPPMWTTLATGCYANVHGITGFWRSPDTKTKDYVEYNLDSRNCTAEPLWNVLADAGKKTLVWHWPGSAWPPTSDNPNLMVVDGTSPGSVGMATTTVDGEFFVGANVEIPELTFATRAATNSVAPCVVENLDLESSKEAGISDTSIAESDMSAGLRLIVVNESMQTTSITEAPSDAVRSPIKEPSGWEHAPEGAKEFFIMYSKGLIRRPCLILKGANGDYNRVAVYKSKKDAEPLVVLEPGIMAREVIDEAVKADGKRFRANRNMKLLSIKPDGSQLTMWVSAGMDTENDSVWHPKRIFKEVTENVGYPTPTTMLGCQDKQMITDCMLDNWYTTADWQAAAILHLIETEKLDAVFSHFHAPDLQCHMFIKHLAEKDFNRLPHEDYEKFIEDIYLQVDYYLGKFIHLFDEGWTISVFSDHAQVSPKHDMQWLGELGGVNVRLMQELGFTVLKTDENGKELPEIDWSKTKAIAVREQHIYINLKGREPYGIVEPADQYELEEEIMTALYGYKDKKTGHRVVSVALRNRDAVLLGQGGPHAGDICYWLAEGYNYDHADCLSTTLGEADTSVSPIFFIAGKGVKQGFVTDRIIRQVDFVPTLAVLAGVRMPAQCEGAPAYQILEQEY, via the coding sequence ATGTTGCAGAGAAAAGCGGCAACAGAGAAGCTTCTTTTATTGGGTGTTGACGGGATGGATCCCAGCCTGACCAGCAAGTATCTGGCACAGGGAAAACTGCCTAATATTAAGAAAATGCTCGAAAGAGGTGCCTCAGGCAAAGACCTGATCATGCTTGGCGGGCATCCGACAGTGACCCCTCCAATGTGGACTACTTTGGCTACCGGCTGTTACGCCAATGTTCATGGAATTACCGGATTCTGGCGGAGTCCTGATACCAAAACCAAGGATTATGTAGAGTATAATCTCGATTCCCGGAATTGCACGGCTGAACCCCTTTGGAATGTTTTAGCCGACGCAGGCAAGAAAACTCTGGTTTGGCATTGGCCGGGGAGCGCTTGGCCTCCGACTTCGGATAACCCGAATCTGATGGTTGTCGACGGAACTTCCCCCGGGAGTGTGGGGATGGCTACGACTACAGTTGACGGGGAATTCTTTGTGGGCGCCAATGTTGAAATCCCGGAACTGACCTTTGCCACCAGAGCAGCGACCAACTCTGTTGCTCCTTGCGTTGTGGAGAATCTTGATCTTGAAAGCAGCAAAGAAGCGGGCATCAGCGATACGAGTATTGCCGAATCGGACATGTCGGCAGGTCTGCGCTTAATAGTTGTCAATGAATCCATGCAAACAACCTCGATAACTGAAGCACCAAGCGATGCGGTAAGATCGCCGATCAAAGAGCCCAGTGGCTGGGAACACGCTCCTGAGGGCGCAAAAGAATTTTTCATTATGTATTCTAAAGGTTTAATCCGCCGTCCCTGCTTAATCTTAAAAGGTGCAAACGGCGATTACAACCGCGTTGCTGTCTATAAGAGCAAGAAGGATGCCGAACCGCTCGTCGTTCTGGAGCCGGGTATTATGGCCAGAGAAGTTATCGATGAAGCGGTTAAAGCTGACGGCAAAAGATTCCGCGCCAACCGGAATATGAAGCTATTATCCATTAAACCTGACGGCAGCCAATTGACTATGTGGGTATCCGCTGGTATGGATACGGAAAATGACAGTGTCTGGCATCCCAAGCGAATCTTCAAAGAAGTAACTGAAAATGTCGGCTATCCCACCCCGACCACGATGCTGGGCTGCCAGGATAAACAAATGATCACGGACTGCATGCTGGACAACTGGTACACAACAGCGGATTGGCAGGCGGCGGCGATTTTACACTTGATTGAAACGGAAAAATTGGATGCTGTATTCTCCCATTTCCATGCTCCCGATCTGCAATGCCATATGTTTATTAAACATTTGGCGGAAAAAGACTTCAATAGATTGCCGCATGAAGATTATGAAAAATTCATCGAAGATATCTATCTGCAAGTCGATTACTATCTGGGCAAGTTCATTCATCTGTTTGATGAAGGCTGGACGATCTCGGTATTCTCCGATCATGCCCAAGTGTCTCCGAAGCACGATATGCAATGGCTGGGTGAGCTGGGCGGCGTCAATGTGCGTTTAATGCAGGAACTTGGGTTTACCGTGTTAAAGACCGATGAAAACGGCAAAGAACTGCCGGAAATCGATTGGTCGAAGACCAAAGCCATTGCCGTACGTGAACAGCACATTTACATCAACCTCAAAGGCCGGGAACCCTATGGTATAGTTGAGCCGGCTGACCAATACGAGTTGGAAGAAGAAATTATGACGGCTTTATACGGGTATAAGGACAAGAAGACAGGGCACCGTGTCGTATCCGTCGCCTTAAGAAACCGGGATGCCGTACTTCTTGGTCAAGGCGGCCCCCATGCCGGGGATATCTGCTACTGGCTGGCTGAAGGTTATAACTATGACCATGCCGACTGCTTGTCGACAACCTTAGGGGAAGCCGATACCTCCGTATCCCCGATATTCTTTATCGCAGGCAAAGGCGTCAAACAAGGATTTGTCACGGATCGGATCATCCGCCAGGTTGACTTTGTGCCAACCCTGGCTGTTCTGGCAGGGGTGAGAATGCCGGCACAGTGCGAAGGCGCTCCGGCTTATCAGATTCTGGAACAAGAATATTAA
- a CDS encoding alkaline phosphatase family protein: MNSKKVIVLGIDGMDPKMTKRLVDEGKLPHLKKMIELGSARKDLVMLGAQPTITPPMWTTLSTGAYPMTHGVTCYWNSHPSDIGKIVNNFNSAQVKAEQIWECTVKADKKTLVWTWPCSWPPISDSDNLHIVGGLVPLGPNAGVSVVEDEHITYASAECKEIRNRLHVESKGGAGCVMTEDMKESNAAFAPQSRSDLLKSMTEVSVGDGDWQETAREAASGKTPDAWLLLDHLEGEENGETDRPCFNFDSPIKEPKNWGHELPDGAKEFTVIVSKGLKRYPALLLKNEGGEYNEVEIYGSKKDEKPFVAIKEGEFYPLVITDVITGEEKVETTRHFAILRIDHEGKFVTISAGSALDIETGRKDFNWSPQSLYQQTIEIAGLVPCAVALGGGYPEMISRRSLPSWDVFNKWQAKALLGLIEANEYEAVFTHNHACDHIGHPCWRWAKTRAKYGYNDEKVYQGFLEEIYCQVDEYIGEFLPLIDKGWAIIVTSDHGLLCSEEDELPFLGEGFVMNIGVLRDLGYTVMKKDANGNDIRGIDWTKTKAVAPRGNHIYINLKGRNPYGSVEPADKYELERKIIDDLYSYRLDGKRIVNIALRNKDAAVLGMSGPECGDIIYFLEEGFNRLHGDALSTTEGYFGTSVSPIFIAAGAGIKKGCETERVIREVDVAPTVATLMNIDMPAQCEGAPVYQILEK, from the coding sequence ATGAACAGCAAAAAAGTAATTGTGCTTGGTATTGACGGCATGGACCCGAAGATGACCAAACGTTTGGTTGATGAAGGGAAATTGCCTCATCTTAAAAAGATGATTGAACTGGGCAGCGCCCGCAAGGATTTAGTCATGTTAGGCGCGCAGCCAACCATTACTCCGCCAATGTGGACGACCTTATCAACCGGTGCCTATCCAATGACTCATGGGGTGACATGCTATTGGAATTCCCACCCATCGGATATTGGTAAAATTGTTAATAATTTTAACTCGGCCCAGGTGAAAGCTGAACAGATTTGGGAATGTACAGTTAAAGCCGACAAGAAAACTCTGGTTTGGACCTGGCCCTGTTCGTGGCCACCTATTAGTGATAGTGATAATTTGCATATAGTCGGCGGGTTGGTGCCGCTTGGACCTAATGCCGGTGTTTCTGTCGTAGAGGATGAGCATATTACCTATGCTTCGGCAGAATGTAAAGAAATCCGCAATCGTTTACATGTGGAGTCAAAAGGTGGAGCCGGATGTGTCATGACCGAGGATATGAAGGAGTCCAATGCAGCTTTTGCTCCCCAAAGCCGTTCTGATTTGTTAAAGAGTATGACGGAAGTTTCAGTTGGCGATGGAGATTGGCAGGAAACTGCCCGAGAAGCTGCCTCAGGCAAGACACCTGATGCCTGGCTGTTGCTTGACCATCTGGAAGGGGAAGAAAACGGTGAAACGGATAGACCTTGTTTTAATTTCGACTCTCCAATTAAAGAGCCTAAAAATTGGGGGCATGAATTGCCGGATGGTGCTAAAGAATTTACTGTAATTGTATCTAAAGGTTTGAAACGATACCCGGCTTTGCTGCTTAAGAATGAAGGCGGAGAATATAACGAAGTAGAAATATATGGGAGTAAAAAAGATGAAAAACCATTCGTTGCCATAAAAGAAGGCGAATTTTATCCTCTGGTCATCACGGATGTAATTACTGGAGAAGAGAAGGTGGAGACAACCCGTCATTTTGCAATTTTAAGAATAGATCATGAGGGTAAGTTTGTAACGATATCAGCAGGCAGTGCCTTAGATATTGAAACTGGACGTAAAGATTTTAATTGGTCGCCCCAGTCATTATATCAACAAACGATTGAGATCGCAGGTTTAGTGCCATGTGCTGTAGCATTGGGCGGTGGCTATCCGGAAATGATCAGCAGACGTTCTTTGCCAAGCTGGGATGTATTTAATAAGTGGCAGGCCAAGGCCTTGTTGGGATTGATTGAAGCGAATGAATATGAAGCGGTATTTACACATAATCATGCTTGCGATCATATTGGTCATCCCTGCTGGAGATGGGCCAAGACCAGAGCTAAGTACGGATACAATGATGAAAAAGTATATCAGGGGTTTTTAGAAGAAATTTATTGCCAAGTTGATGAATATATTGGGGAATTTTTGCCTCTGATTGACAAGGGGTGGGCGATTATTGTCACCAGTGACCACGGCCTTTTGTGCAGTGAAGAGGATGAGCTGCCTTTCTTGGGTGAAGGTTTTGTTATGAATATTGGGGTTCTGCGCGATTTGGGCTATACAGTAATGAAAAAGGATGCTAATGGCAACGATATTCGTGGGATTGATTGGACAAAGACCAAAGCGGTAGCACCTCGCGGCAACCATATTTATATTAACTTGAAAGGGAGAAACCCATACGGTAGCGTGGAGCCTGCTGATAAATATGAGTTGGAAAGAAAGATTATTGATGACTTATACAGCTACCGCCTGGATGGTAAGCGCATTGTCAATATAGCTTTGCGCAATAAAGATGCAGCTGTTTTGGGTATGAGTGGTCCAGAATGTGGAGATATTATCTATTTCCTGGAGGAAGGATTCAATCGTTTACATGGTGATGCTTTATCTACAACGGAAGGATATTTCGGCACATCTGTATCGCCGATTTTTATAGCGGCAGGTGCAGGAATTAAAAAGGGTTGTGAAACAGAACGTGTCATTCGTGAGGTCGATGTAGCTCCTACCGTAGCAACTCTTATGAATATTGATATGCCGGCCCAATGTGAAGGGGCTCCAGTATATCAAATTTTGGAGAAGTAA
- a CDS encoding MFS transporter produces the protein MTNPVQSGADNRTYFDGHKLSKVQKRFLIIAAFFYVFDQMDVSNFGFAAPSLIAQYGWNMQQITNIGALNMLGMCIGAVIGGWTADIIGRKKSLLLYGFIFSISSLANAVFTDYMAFAFFRTLTGVGTIALVTIAMAYISEMMPSESRGKYQALAIAGGTAGIPLMAILARIVVPMSPDGWRFIFILGGVGIVVCLLGIPWIKESPRWLVSKGRIEEAERVLAEILPEAKLPANVGAADKPKNSGIIEACKVMFSGAYIKRTVGLLFVVTGVTLGNFYLANLYQAVHTTMGFSLNDALTINMVAALVVPIGNLIVSRVTDKGGRKIPIIIWFIVIGGLFIIQGLFSSVLPIAICMVLKGLLMSAAMTLAWTYTAESYPTQVRTSAGGIALGLGRMISAWAMVSASPIFLTYGYFGANLVNGLFFIVPALIFLVLGEKTAGASLEKLNPVHKTQAI, from the coding sequence ATGACAAATCCAGTTCAAAGCGGAGCAGATAATAGGACATACTTCGATGGCCATAAGCTGAGTAAAGTTCAAAAAAGATTTCTCATTATAGCTGCATTTTTCTATGTGTTTGATCAAATGGACGTGTCAAATTTCGGCTTTGCCGCTCCCTCACTAATTGCCCAGTACGGTTGGAATATGCAGCAAATTACGAACATAGGTGCTCTCAATATGCTGGGGATGTGCATAGGAGCAGTCATTGGCGGGTGGACCGCAGACATTATCGGACGCAAGAAATCCTTACTATTATATGGTTTCATTTTTTCCATATCTTCTTTAGCCAACGCTGTTTTTACCGATTATATGGCCTTTGCCTTTTTCCGCACCTTAACCGGAGTAGGCACGATTGCCTTGGTAACTATCGCTATGGCTTATATCTCGGAAATGATGCCCTCAGAATCACGGGGAAAATATCAGGCGCTGGCAATTGCCGGCGGAACAGCCGGAATACCTTTAATGGCGATCTTGGCCAGAATCGTTGTGCCCATGTCACCGGACGGCTGGCGCTTTATCTTTATCTTAGGCGGGGTTGGTATTGTTGTCTGTCTGCTCGGGATTCCGTGGATCAAGGAATCACCGCGCTGGTTGGTTTCCAAGGGCCGTATTGAGGAGGCTGAGAGAGTTCTCGCAGAAATTTTGCCGGAAGCTAAGCTCCCTGCCAATGTCGGTGCGGCTGATAAGCCTAAAAATTCGGGTATTATCGAAGCTTGCAAAGTAATGTTCAGCGGCGCTTATATCAAACGGACGGTTGGCCTGCTATTTGTCGTAACGGGCGTTACGCTGGGAAACTTCTATCTCGCCAACTTGTATCAGGCTGTGCATACGACAATGGGGTTTTCCCTGAATGATGCCTTAACCATCAACATGGTAGCAGCTTTGGTGGTACCCATTGGCAACCTTATTGTTTCCCGGGTTACCGACAAAGGGGGCAGAAAGATCCCGATCATCATCTGGTTTATAGTCATAGGCGGGCTATTTATAATTCAAGGGCTTTTCAGCAGTGTTTTGCCGATTGCCATATGTATGGTCTTGAAAGGCCTTCTTATGTCGGCTGCCATGACTCTGGCCTGGACTTATACGGCGGAATCCTATCCGACGCAAGTCAGAACCAGCGCGGGTGGTATTGCCCTGGGCCTGGGGAGAATGATTTCCGCCTGGGCAATGGTTTCGGCATCGCCAATATTCCTTACCTACGGATACTTTGGGGCTAACTTAGTCAATGGCTTATTCTTTATTGTTCCGGCTCTCATCTTTTTGGTACTTGGAGAAAAAACCGCTGGGGCTTCTCTGGAGAAATTGAATCCTGTGCATAAAACACAGGCCATCTAA